One region of Manduca sexta isolate Smith_Timp_Sample1 chromosome 25, JHU_Msex_v1.0, whole genome shotgun sequence genomic DNA includes:
- the LOC115443753 gene encoding voltage-dependent calcium channel subunit alpha-2/delta-3 isoform X7, producing the protein MCKCTCLSVLLVLFLFLDCRDCSASAQNDAPSKISLNTVQAWAVKFGTELYHFGEFITRKKEVQDSFKSAQIEARDGEKLVQSMSDDIRAMMELKISAVKRIVEAAENMAFDKQNEQVPEDFQFYNSKEMEEPYDEVSLTTTPEPEFNLENWIVRPPTKNAHLQANSHFSNIPVNINFSSVHVPTNVYAWAPEVIKGIHWSEGLDTHFINNYQSDPTLSWQYFGSSTGFMRHYPAMKWRADPVDIYDCRTRAWYMEAAASPKDVVILVDRSGSMTGQRRDIAKHVVTNILDTLGNNDFVNVMTFADTVEEIVPCFEDSLVQATLGNLRELKLALDNFETMEIANFSAALTRAFELLEIYRNNSGGANCNQAIMLVTDGVPYNYKEIFEKYNWKYDTPVRVFTYLIGREVKVADVREVKWMACANRGYYVHLSTLAEVRERVLEHVNVLARPLVLQREKHPVVWTPVYANVTDPKVADYLWEQRERAEQKERFMSQRRDKALFNSEKEQDRRWRITQMKQGQYSELGNSQYQLMTSVSMPVYDLRHNEMRIARLLGVAGTDVPLSEIQALMTPYKIGVNGYAFIVTNNGYILIHPDLRPVFQQILKPSYNSVDMIEVELFDDDRGPRNFSKELTTLRKEIIDQKTGNKVMDVKYHLDDMKRVSRAKKHYFWTGISDSPFTLVVTIPENYGRHRITPPPTDDIHRLSLTSKNISARQYLSDKWSVHPDWMYCRHYERTFSSPEDELLYFLERVAKPGWRWPAKPRPPEHHKNKPGHERHNNGTPEAKERGKMSNNTPRNEYYCDHGLMQALVYDARNTAWFNKSISDSASDDKASEFIQRFGYIVAFLSTHSGLTRWQTHPPKEHDNDRPEFGKQWPRSINEVWYRRAVEQHYVDPLSYVYSVDLNTDKYPLNVSAAMVTASHAVFHGDGHRKAPAAVVGFQFRHERLSEWFENITSSCEHNKECVTCLSDNWDCYLVDNNGWIVVSEDGNQTGQFFGKIRPDIMLRLVEEKIFKAVHVVDYQAVCFREKKTTNPASRLLTPLENVRIVMSWLLMTTIWFYNSIATGLAQASGYPYEDEYVTPTVAYQSYENDEDTDDPYMSKPTNMKILERDFEKLVLINRTRPTPCDREMYLYQLDYNNLEEKMNKPVKDCDRPFYVQLVNYTNMLMVVVDNTCAKEDVPTMSVDATEVQYNESLPCLKHMHPLYRKQPTSCIRNHTDESNIDMCGRGNMLRFNKFAILLCVFVTLKW; encoded by the exons ATGTGCAAGTGTACTTGTTTGTCAGTGTTATTGGTGCTGTTCTTGTTCCTGGACTGCAGGGACTGCTCGGCCAGTGCACAAAATGATGCCCCTAGCAAAATATCGCTCAACAC GGTACAAGCGTGGGCCGTTAAGTTTGGTACTGAGCTATATCATTTCGGAGAATTTATTACCAGGAAAAAAGAAGTTCAAGAT AGTTTTAAGTCTGCACAAATCGAAGCTCGAGATGGTGAAAAGCTAGTTCAAAGTATGTCTGATGACATTCGCGCTATGATGGAACTTAAAATAAGTGCAGTAAAAAGAATTGTTGAAGCGGCCGAGAATATGGCATTCGACAAACAAAACGAACAAGTGCCAGAAGATTTTCAATTTTACAACAGCAAAGAAATGGAGGAGCCATACGATGAAGTGTCATTGACTACCACGCCAGAGCCagaatttaatttagaaaactGGATTGTCCGACCGCCTACAAAAAATGCTCATTTACAAGCCAATTCACATTTTTCTAATATACCAGTTAATATCAATTTCAGTAGTGTGCACGTCCCGACAAATGTTTACGCTTGGG CGCCAGAAGTTATTAAGGGAATACACTGGTCCGAAGGGCTGGACacacattttataaacaattaccaAAGTGATCCTACACTTTCGTGGCAATATTTCGGAAGTTCCACTGGCTTCATGCGGCATTATCCTG cAATGAAATGGAGAGCAGATCCGGTAGACATTTATGATTGTCGCACACGCGCTTGGTATATGGAAGCTGCCGCTAGCCCAAAGGATGTAGTCATTTTAGTTGACCGAAGCGGGTCAATGACTGGCCAAAGACGAGACATTGCTAAACACGTAGTAACCAACATTCTCGATACATTGGGCAACAATGATTTCGTTAATGTAATGACGTTCGCTGACACAGTGGAGGAAATAGTACCATGCTTTGAAGATTCTCTTGTTCAG gcgACTCTGGGTAACCTCCGAGAATTAAAACTAGCGTTGGATAATTTTGAAACAATGGAAATAGCGAACTTTTCAGCGGCTTTAACTCGCGCATTTGAGCTGCTGGAGATTTATAGAAACAACAGCGGCGGTGCCAATTGTAATCAG GCTATTATGTTAGTAACTGATGGAGTTCCATACAATTACAAAGAGATCTTCGAGAAGTATAACTGGAAATATGATACTCCAGTGCGGGTGTTCACGTACCTGATAGGGCGCGAGGTAAAG GTAGCTGATGTACGCGAGGTTAAATGGATGGCTTGTGCAAACAGAGGGTACTATGTACATTTGAGTACTCTAGCGGAAGTTCGAGAGAGGGTTCTGGAGCACGTTAATGTGTTGGCGCGTCCACTCGTGCTGCAGAGGGAGAAACATCCCGTCGTGTGGACGCCTGTTTATGCCAATGTCACC GATCCGAAAGTGGCAGATTATTTGTGGGAGCAACGCGAGAGAGCCGAGCAGAAGGAGCGATTCATGAGCCAGCGAAGAGACAAGGCTTTGTTTAACTCCGAAAAGGAACAAGATCGGCGATGGAGAATCACTCAA ATGAAACAGGGCCAGTACAGCGAATTAGGAAATTCGCAGTATCAACTGATGACATCAGTCTCAATGCCAGTTTACGATCTACGACACAACGAG ATGCGTATAGCTAGACTATTAGGAGTAGCGGGAACAGATGTACCACTCTCCGAGATACAAGCATTAATGACCCCTTATAAG ATTGGAGTAAATGGATACGCCTTCATAGTTACCAACAACGGATATATTTTGATACATCCTGATCTGCGGCCTGTG tttcaacaaattttaaaacctaGTTACAATAGCGTTGATATGATTGAAGTGGAACTATTCGATGATGACCGTGGGCCCAGGAACTTCAGCAAGGAATTAACAACG CTTCGGAAAGAAATTATTGATCAGAAGACAGGAAATAAAGTGATGGACGTGAAGTATCATCTTGATGACATG AAAAGAGTATCTCGGGCTAAGAAGCATTATTTCTGGACAGGAATCAGCGACTCTCCATTCACTCTCGTGGTAACCATACCTGAGAACTACGGACGGCACCGCATAACTCCGCCGCCGACAGACGACATACATCGCCTCTCGCTTACATCCAAAAATATTTCTGCTCGTCAATACCTGTCTGATAAATGGAGTGTTCACCCTGATTG gaTGTACTGTCGTCATTACGAACGAACTTTTTCTTCTCCCGAGGATGAGCTATTATACTTTTTGGAGCGAGTAGCAAAGCCAGGATGGCGTTGGCCAGCAAAACCGCGACCACCCGAGCACCACAAAAACAAGCCCGGACACGAACGTCACAATAATG GAACCCCAGAAGCGAAGGAGAGAGGCAAAATGTCAAACAACACTCCGAGGAATGAGTATTACT GTGATCACGGGTTGATGCAAGCTTTGGTGTACGATGCTAGAAATACAGCGTGGTTTAACAAAAGCATCTCGGATTCAGCATCGGATGACAAAGC GTCGGAATTCATTCAGCGCTTTGGATACATCGTGGCGTTCCTCTCGACTCACAGTGGACTGACTCGTTGGCAGACTCACCCCCCAAAAGAACATGACAATGATAG acCAGAATTCGGCAAACAATGGCCCCGATCGATTAACGAGGTGTGGTATCGAAGGGCAGTGGAGCAACATTACGTAGATCCTCTTAGCTACGTGTACAGCGTAGATTTGAACACTGATAAGTATCCGTTGAACGTCAGCGCGGCCATGGTGACAGCGTCTCACGCTGTCTTCCACGGTGATGGTCATAGGAAAGCGCCGGCCGCAGTCGTCGGCTTTCAATTCCGACATGAAAGGCTTAGCGAGTGGTTCGAAAATATTACGTCTTCG TGTGAACATAACAAGGAGTGTGTGACGTGCCTCTCAGACAATTGGGACTGTTATTTAGTGGACAATAACGGATGGATAGTTGTGAGCGAAGACGGAAACCAAACTGGACAGTTCTTTGGAAAG ATACGGCCCGATATTATGCTGAGACTGGTGgaggaaaaaatattcaaggCAGTGCACGTCGTCGATTACCAAGCGGTATGTTTTAGAGAGAAGAAAACAACCAATCCGGCTTCCAGATTGCTCACG cctTTAGAAAATGTAAGAATTGTTATGTCTTGGCTCCTGATGACAACAATCTGGTTCTACAATTCTATCGCCACGGGCTTGGCGCAAGCATCTGGTTATCCTTACGAAGACG AGTATGTTACACCCACTG TTGCCTACCAGAGCTATGAGAACGATGAGGATACAGACGATCCCTATATGTCGAAGCCGACAAATATGAAAATTCTAGAACGCGACTTCGAGAAACTAGTGCTTATAAACAGGACTCGACCAACACCTTGCGACAGAGAAATGTACCTTTACCAACTGGACTACAATAATTTAGAGGAGAAAATGAATAAGCCAGTGAAGGATTGCGACCGACCGTTCTACGTACAACTGGTGAACTATACGAATATGCTGATGGTGGTGGTCGACAATACCTGCGCGAAGGAGGACGTGCCGACGATGTCGGTGGACGCCACGGAGGTGCAATACAATGAGTCGTTGCCTTGTCTTAAACATATGCATCCCCTGTATAGAAAGCAACCGACGTCTTGCATAAGGAATCATACTGAT gAGAGCAACATCGACATGTGCGGGCGCGGCAACATGCTCCGGTTCAATAAATTCGCAATACTCTTGTGTGTATTTGTAACACTCAAATGGTAA
- the LOC115443753 gene encoding voltage-dependent calcium channel subunit alpha-2/delta-3 isoform X5: protein MCKCTCLSVLLVLFLFLDCRDCSASAQNDAPSKISLNTVQAWAVKFGTELYHFGEFITRKKEVQDSFKSAQIEARDGEKLVQSMSDDIRAMMELKISAVKRIVEAAENMAFDKQNEQVPEDFQFYNSKEMEEPYDEVSLTTTPEPEFNLENWIVRPPTKNAHLQANSHFSNIPVNINFSSVHVPTNVYAWAPEVIKGIHWSEGLDTHFINNYQSDPTLSWQYFGSSTGFMRHYPAMKWRADPVDIYDCRTRAWYMEAAASPKDVVILVDRSGSMTGQRRDIAKHVVTNILDTLGNNDFVNVMTFADTVEEIVPCFEDSLVQATLGNLRELKLALDNFETMEIANFSAALTRAFELLEIYRNNSGGANCNQAIMLVTDGVPYNYKEIFEKYNWKYDTPVRVFTYLIGREVKVADVREVKWMACANRGYYVHLSTLAEVRERVLEHVNVLARPLVLQREKHPVVWTPVYANVTDPKVADYLWEQRERAEQKERFMSQRRDKALFNSEKEQDRRWRITQMKQGQYSELGNSQYQLMTSVSMPVYDLRHNESVEENGQKEMRIARLLGVAGTDVPLSEIQALMTPYKIGVNGYAFIVTNNGYILIHPDLRPVFQQILKPSYNSVDMIEVELFDDDRGPRNFSKELTTLRKEIIDQKTGNKVMDVKYHLDDMKRVSRAKKHYFWTGISDSPFTLVVTIPENYGRHRITPPPTDDIHRLSLTSKNISARQYLSDKWSVHPDWMYCRHYERTFSSPEDELLYFLERVAKPGWRWPAKPRPPEHHKNKPGHERHNNGTPEAKERGKMSNNTPRNEYYCDHGLMQALVYDARNTAWFNKSISDSASDDKASEFIQRFGYIVAFLSTHSGLTRWQTHPPKEHDNDRPEFGKQWPRSINEVWYRRAVEQHYVDPLSYVYSVDLNTDKYPLNVSAAMVTASHAVFHGDGHRKAPAAVVGFQFRHERLSEWFENITSSCEHNKECVTCLSDNWDCYLVDNNGWIVVSEDGNQTGQFFGKIRPDIMLRLVEEKIFKAVHVVDYQAVCFREKKTTNPASRLLTPLENVRIVMSWLLMTTIWFYNSIATGLAQASGYPYEDEYVTPTVAYQSYENDEDTDDPYMSKPTNMKILERDFEKLVLINRTRPTPCDREMYLYQLDYNNLEEKMNKPVKDCDRPFYVQLVNYTNMLMVVVDNTCAKEDVPTMSVDATEVQYNESLPCLKHMHPLYRKQPTSCIRNHTDESNIDMCGRGNMLRFNKFAILLCVFVTLKW, encoded by the exons ATGTGCAAGTGTACTTGTTTGTCAGTGTTATTGGTGCTGTTCTTGTTCCTGGACTGCAGGGACTGCTCGGCCAGTGCACAAAATGATGCCCCTAGCAAAATATCGCTCAACAC GGTACAAGCGTGGGCCGTTAAGTTTGGTACTGAGCTATATCATTTCGGAGAATTTATTACCAGGAAAAAAGAAGTTCAAGAT AGTTTTAAGTCTGCACAAATCGAAGCTCGAGATGGTGAAAAGCTAGTTCAAAGTATGTCTGATGACATTCGCGCTATGATGGAACTTAAAATAAGTGCAGTAAAAAGAATTGTTGAAGCGGCCGAGAATATGGCATTCGACAAACAAAACGAACAAGTGCCAGAAGATTTTCAATTTTACAACAGCAAAGAAATGGAGGAGCCATACGATGAAGTGTCATTGACTACCACGCCAGAGCCagaatttaatttagaaaactGGATTGTCCGACCGCCTACAAAAAATGCTCATTTACAAGCCAATTCACATTTTTCTAATATACCAGTTAATATCAATTTCAGTAGTGTGCACGTCCCGACAAATGTTTACGCTTGGG CGCCAGAAGTTATTAAGGGAATACACTGGTCCGAAGGGCTGGACacacattttataaacaattaccaAAGTGATCCTACACTTTCGTGGCAATATTTCGGAAGTTCCACTGGCTTCATGCGGCATTATCCTG cAATGAAATGGAGAGCAGATCCGGTAGACATTTATGATTGTCGCACACGCGCTTGGTATATGGAAGCTGCCGCTAGCCCAAAGGATGTAGTCATTTTAGTTGACCGAAGCGGGTCAATGACTGGCCAAAGACGAGACATTGCTAAACACGTAGTAACCAACATTCTCGATACATTGGGCAACAATGATTTCGTTAATGTAATGACGTTCGCTGACACAGTGGAGGAAATAGTACCATGCTTTGAAGATTCTCTTGTTCAG gcgACTCTGGGTAACCTCCGAGAATTAAAACTAGCGTTGGATAATTTTGAAACAATGGAAATAGCGAACTTTTCAGCGGCTTTAACTCGCGCATTTGAGCTGCTGGAGATTTATAGAAACAACAGCGGCGGTGCCAATTGTAATCAG GCTATTATGTTAGTAACTGATGGAGTTCCATACAATTACAAAGAGATCTTCGAGAAGTATAACTGGAAATATGATACTCCAGTGCGGGTGTTCACGTACCTGATAGGGCGCGAGGTAAAG GTAGCTGATGTACGCGAGGTTAAATGGATGGCTTGTGCAAACAGAGGGTACTATGTACATTTGAGTACTCTAGCGGAAGTTCGAGAGAGGGTTCTGGAGCACGTTAATGTGTTGGCGCGTCCACTCGTGCTGCAGAGGGAGAAACATCCCGTCGTGTGGACGCCTGTTTATGCCAATGTCACC GATCCGAAAGTGGCAGATTATTTGTGGGAGCAACGCGAGAGAGCCGAGCAGAAGGAGCGATTCATGAGCCAGCGAAGAGACAAGGCTTTGTTTAACTCCGAAAAGGAACAAGATCGGCGATGGAGAATCACTCAA ATGAAACAGGGCCAGTACAGCGAATTAGGAAATTCGCAGTATCAACTGATGACATCAGTCTCAATGCCAGTTTACGATCTACGACACAACGAG TCCGTAGAGGAGAACGGGCAAAAAGAG ATGCGTATAGCTAGACTATTAGGAGTAGCGGGAACAGATGTACCACTCTCCGAGATACAAGCATTAATGACCCCTTATAAG ATTGGAGTAAATGGATACGCCTTCATAGTTACCAACAACGGATATATTTTGATACATCCTGATCTGCGGCCTGTG tttcaacaaattttaaaacctaGTTACAATAGCGTTGATATGATTGAAGTGGAACTATTCGATGATGACCGTGGGCCCAGGAACTTCAGCAAGGAATTAACAACG CTTCGGAAAGAAATTATTGATCAGAAGACAGGAAATAAAGTGATGGACGTGAAGTATCATCTTGATGACATG AAAAGAGTATCTCGGGCTAAGAAGCATTATTTCTGGACAGGAATCAGCGACTCTCCATTCACTCTCGTGGTAACCATACCTGAGAACTACGGACGGCACCGCATAACTCCGCCGCCGACAGACGACATACATCGCCTCTCGCTTACATCCAAAAATATTTCTGCTCGTCAATACCTGTCTGATAAATGGAGTGTTCACCCTGATTG gaTGTACTGTCGTCATTACGAACGAACTTTTTCTTCTCCCGAGGATGAGCTATTATACTTTTTGGAGCGAGTAGCAAAGCCAGGATGGCGTTGGCCAGCAAAACCGCGACCACCCGAGCACCACAAAAACAAGCCCGGACACGAACGTCACAATAATG GAACCCCAGAAGCGAAGGAGAGAGGCAAAATGTCAAACAACACTCCGAGGAATGAGTATTACT GTGATCACGGGTTGATGCAAGCTTTGGTGTACGATGCTAGAAATACAGCGTGGTTTAACAAAAGCATCTCGGATTCAGCATCGGATGACAAAGC GTCGGAATTCATTCAGCGCTTTGGATACATCGTGGCGTTCCTCTCGACTCACAGTGGACTGACTCGTTGGCAGACTCACCCCCCAAAAGAACATGACAATGATAG acCAGAATTCGGCAAACAATGGCCCCGATCGATTAACGAGGTGTGGTATCGAAGGGCAGTGGAGCAACATTACGTAGATCCTCTTAGCTACGTGTACAGCGTAGATTTGAACACTGATAAGTATCCGTTGAACGTCAGCGCGGCCATGGTGACAGCGTCTCACGCTGTCTTCCACGGTGATGGTCATAGGAAAGCGCCGGCCGCAGTCGTCGGCTTTCAATTCCGACATGAAAGGCTTAGCGAGTGGTTCGAAAATATTACGTCTTCG TGTGAACATAACAAGGAGTGTGTGACGTGCCTCTCAGACAATTGGGACTGTTATTTAGTGGACAATAACGGATGGATAGTTGTGAGCGAAGACGGAAACCAAACTGGACAGTTCTTTGGAAAG ATACGGCCCGATATTATGCTGAGACTGGTGgaggaaaaaatattcaaggCAGTGCACGTCGTCGATTACCAAGCGGTATGTTTTAGAGAGAAGAAAACAACCAATCCGGCTTCCAGATTGCTCACG cctTTAGAAAATGTAAGAATTGTTATGTCTTGGCTCCTGATGACAACAATCTGGTTCTACAATTCTATCGCCACGGGCTTGGCGCAAGCATCTGGTTATCCTTACGAAGACG AGTATGTTACACCCACTG TTGCCTACCAGAGCTATGAGAACGATGAGGATACAGACGATCCCTATATGTCGAAGCCGACAAATATGAAAATTCTAGAACGCGACTTCGAGAAACTAGTGCTTATAAACAGGACTCGACCAACACCTTGCGACAGAGAAATGTACCTTTACCAACTGGACTACAATAATTTAGAGGAGAAAATGAATAAGCCAGTGAAGGATTGCGACCGACCGTTCTACGTACAACTGGTGAACTATACGAATATGCTGATGGTGGTGGTCGACAATACCTGCGCGAAGGAGGACGTGCCGACGATGTCGGTGGACGCCACGGAGGTGCAATACAATGAGTCGTTGCCTTGTCTTAAACATATGCATCCCCTGTATAGAAAGCAACCGACGTCTTGCATAAGGAATCATACTGAT gAGAGCAACATCGACATGTGCGGGCGCGGCAACATGCTCCGGTTCAATAAATTCGCAATACTCTTGTGTGTATTTGTAACACTCAAATGGTAA